From the Prunus dulcis chromosome 4, ALMONDv2, whole genome shotgun sequence genome, one window contains:
- the LOC117624958 gene encoding uncharacterized protein LOC117624958 has product MGFEVHLKPIFGYPKVEWASGNASTPPRRFLFHVHASPDSLHLIIHVTDFHCDTWEAVRSVSQLDDMRDSIGIGGSWSDFIDYLIASIKSEDVKLVLEGHSNSDGAAYAKLVAQKSKGMPVISISLTKLVGTAGSEAIANLSLQLFEEFKSIHEFYVEEKQRSIELSKVISAEKERNASIQSQLEQYSKRQKLQRISSSDKVDVSGPFSNGLKSSPDKEAARDINSKAVANRVVPAYRRAKVRGALLQDTEEEHK; this is encoded by the exons ATGGGGTTCGAGGTACATTTGAAGCCTATCTTCGGCTACCCCAAGGTCGAGTGGGCGTCTGGTAACGCTTCTACTCCGCCGCGTCGGTTCTTGTTCCACGTCCACGCCTCCCCTGATTCTCTGCACCTCATAATCCATGTCACTGATTTCCACTGCGACACCTGGGAGGCCGTACGGTCGGTTTCCCAGCTTGACGACATG AGGGACAGCATAGGAATAGGAGGCTCCTGGTCAGACTTCATAGACTATCTTATAGCTTCCATAAAATCCGAAGATGTAAAGCTTGTTTTGGAGGGACATTCAAACTCCGACG GTGCTGCATATGCAAAACTAGTGgctcaaaaatcaaaaggaatGCCTGTAATTTCCATTTCTCTTACAAAACTTGTGGGGACTGCTGGTAGTGAGGCTATTGCAAATCTATCTCTTCAGCTCTTCGAAGAATTCAAAAGCATCCATGAGTTTTATGTGGAAG AAAAACAGCGTTCTATTGAATTGTCAAAAGTGATATCAGCTGAAAAG GAAAGAAATGCTAGTATCCAGAGCCAACTGGAGCAGTATTCCAAGAGGCAAAAGTTACAGAGGATTAGTTCCTCAGATAAAGTTGATGTTTCTGGACCATTCAGTAATGGTTTGAAAAGCTCTCCAG ATAAAGAAGCAGCTCGAGATATAAACTCAAAAGCAGTTGCTAATCGGGTTGTGCCTGCATATCGTAG GGCAAAAGTAAGAGGTGCCCTTCTGCAGGATACAGAAGAGGAACACAAGTAA
- the LOC117625609 gene encoding uncharacterized protein LOC117625609, whose product MTTLSQRQAAIVQSRRELMEMIQDMPESCYELSLKDIVDDEQQGAQGVGGEETDAKETSFSFRSEEVQIRKQKSNVKKKSSYEISRTCSSMESETFLLKMFFPTFLGSKKKPKSPGNRSSKVTPSPSLSLKDNHKDWCKIRTFFLAGVNKNNQGNNSSCSSRTRFSDETNALPGCWFFFHSKKSKTKRQKGCLL is encoded by the exons ATGACGACGTTGTCACAAAGACAAGCAGCGATTGTTCAAAGTAGGAGGGAGCTGATGGAAATGATCCAAGACATGCCCGAGTCATGTTACGAACTTTCTCTAAAAGATATTGTTGATGATGAGCAACAAGGTGCTCAGGGGGTTGGAGGAGAAGAAACTGATGCCAAAGAGACAAGTTTCAGCTTTCGCAGTGAAGAAGTCCAAATCAGGAAGCAAAAGAGCAACgtgaagaagaaaagcagCTACGAAATATCAAGGACTTGTTCAAGCATGGAAAGTGAAACTTTCCTACTTAAGATGTTCTTTCCAACTTTTCTAGGTTCaaagaagaaaccaaaatcACCTGGGAATCGCTCCTCAAAAGTTACCCCAAGCCCTTCATTATCATTGAAGGACAACCATAAAGATTGGTGTAAGATAAGGACATTTTTCCTTGCAGGagtaaataaaaacaatcaGGGAAACAACAGCAGCTGCAGCAGCAGAACTAG GTTTTCTGATGAGACCAATGCGTTACCTGGGTGCTGGTTCTTCTTCCACAGcaagaaaagcaaaaccaAGAGACAAAAGGGATGCTTattgtaa
- the LOC117625999 gene encoding signal recognition particle receptor subunit beta-like has protein sequence MEGLEQLKTQAGRLKKLAGQWSSQALEYVHQVPSEQIYAAVAILLFTSFLLLLVRLFKRPKANTILLTGLSGSGKTVLFYQLRDGSSHHGTLTSMEPNEGTFVLHSEKSKNGKENPVHLIDVPGHSRLRAKLDDVLPQAAGIVFVVDALEFLPNCRAASEYLYDILTKVSVVRKKIPVLILCNKTDKVTAHSKEFIRKQLEKEIDKLRASRSVISTADIANDITLGVPGEPFSFSQCQNKVKVAEASGVAGEISEVEQFIRDHVKS, from the exons ATGGAAGGATTAGAACAATTGAAGACACAAGCAGGACGATTGAAGAAATTGGCAGGGCAATGGTCATCTCAAGCCCTTGAATACGTTCATCAGGTTCCATCTGAACAGATTTATGCTGCTGTCGCCATCTTGCTATTTACCTCATTTTTACTCTTACTGG TTAGGTTGTTTAAACGCCCAAAAGCTAATACCATACTGCTGACTGGGCTTAGCGGGAGTGGAAAGACTGTTCTTTTCTATCAA CTGCGGGATGGCTCTTCTCATCATGGTACTTTGACATCAATGGAACCAAATGAGGGAACTTTTGTGCTCCATTCTGAAAAATCAAAG AATGGAAAGGAAAATCCTGTTCATCTTATTGATGTTCCTGGGCATTCTCGGCTTAGAGCCAAACTAGACGATGTTCTGCCTCAAGCAGCTGGTATAGTATTTGTGGTTGATGCTTTGGAGTTCTTACCAAATTGCCGTGCCGCTTCAGA GTACCTGTATGATATTTTGACTAAGGTGAGTGTGGTGAGGAAGAAAATTCCAGTTCTTATTCTCTGCAACAAGACAGACAAAGTGACAGCACATAGCAAGGAATTCATTCGAAAACAATTGGAGAAAGAAAT TGACAAATTACGTGCATCAAGAAGTGTGATATCAACAGCTGATATTGCAAACGACATTACACTTGGAGTGCCTGGCGAACCATTCTCTTTTTCCCAATGCCAGAACAAAGTTAAAGTTGCAGAAGCTTCTGGTGTAGCCGGTGAAATATCTGAGGTGGAGCAGTTTATCAGGGACCATGTGAAGTCTTAG